From a region of the Candida albicans SC5314 chromosome 1, complete sequence genome:
- a CDS encoding uncharacterized protein (Ortholog(s) have role in mRNA cis splicing, via spliceosome and U2-type prespliceosome, U2AF, commitment complex, cytosol localization), producing MSTTEQSLQSKTAVLCSFYTKIGSCRHGEECSKKHLKPTITKTILLPNLYQNPRFDLVEYLSRNRKQHRVKKRKTGDKNSYDIAEINFETKDGVKDNEEKANVDGENKEHDETKEIESEDVISKDKEEVIVDRSGIAQQDKQKESNKEGKQEGESEKEEPNKESTEEELPPQDATQEVPNHNQEESPIKQEQTAVKQEKHGLDENYPVLTDEQIQKDFDLFYQDIFVHVAKLGQINDMAVCENENHLSGHVYIKFNDYNDAIAANLQLNQEWYNGKPVYSELSPVNILADAHCKSWDHGHCDRGAKCNYLHVKQPTQGIKKSLWDSQTKTYTLKKLEMLKKEVPEEIMSGASSDNVNKVNTKDIEIRSTMALLESMF from the coding sequence ATGAGTACAACTGAGCAATCATTACAGTCAAAGACAGCTGTTTTATGTTCTTTTTATACGAAAATTGGTTCTTGTCGTCATGGTGAAGAATGCAGCAAAAAACATTTGAAAccaacaattacaaaaactATATTACTCCCCAACCTTTATCAAAATCCTCGATTTGATCTAGTAGAGTATTTGAGTCGGAACAGGAAACAACACCGGGtcaagaaaaggaaaactGGAGACAAAAATAGTTATGACATTGCAGAGATCAATTTCGAAACAAAAGATGGTGTTAAGGATAATGAGGAGAAGGCTAATGTTGATGGAGAAAATAAAGAACACGATGAAACTAAGGAAATAGAGTCCGAAGATGTAATAAGTAAAGATAAAGAGGAGGTCATTGTGGATAGATCGGGAATTGCTCAACAAGACAAACAAAAGGAGTCAAATAAAGAGGGCAAGCAAGAAGGTGAATCTGAAAAGGAAGAACCTAACAAGGAAAGTACGGAAGAAGAACTACCCCCTCAAGATGCAACACAAGAAGTGCCGAACCACAATCAAGAAGAGTCACCCATCAAACAAGAACAGACAGCTgtcaaacaagaaaaacatGGCCTTGATGAAAATTATCCTGTTCTCACTGATGAACAGATTCAAAaggattttgatttattttacCAAGATATATTTGTTCATGTTGCCAAACTAGGACAAATCAACGATATGGCAGTTtgtgaaaatgaaaaccaTCTTTCTGGCCATGTTTACATCAAGTTCAATGATTATAATGATGCAATTGCGGCAAATTTGCAATTGAATCAGGAATGGTATAATGGAAAACCAGTTTACAGTGAATTATCACCTGTAAATATTCTTGCTGATGCACATTGTAAATCTTGGGATCATGGACATTGTGACCGTGGAGCAAAATGTAATTATTTGCATGTTAAACAACCAACCCAAGGAATCAAAAAATCTCTATGGGATTCACAAACAAAGACATACacattaaagaaattggaaatgttgaaaaaagagGTTCCAGAAGAAATAATGTCTGGTGCCAGTAGTGATAATGTTAATAAAGTTAATACTAAAGATATTGAGATAAGATCAACAATGGCATTGCTTGAACTGATGTTTTAA
- the RHD1 gene encoding Rhd1p (Putative beta-mannosyltransferase required for the addition of beta-mannose to the acid-labile fraction of cell wall phosphopeptidomannan; 9-gene family memebr; regulated on yeast-hypha and white-opaque switches; Spider biofilm repressed), giving the protein MLAWLRHRIRSYNTSTYSSILPSASFGKVYKIGTKLNFTLLALCLLLACSVFFNYFYLADNNGLDIDTKGEEEENVFKDRKMVIFPNNFEITDKNLLEYYLKTLEEPLHPQDTIYRNRFIYKVPDVSYTSQTINLFSGLSQNSQSSKCEDLSSSYSFDVSGPQNKNCDLYKVLGKFLNDDSEYFQEISPLFPKLKEMLVKKEIEKHWFQLIGSSVWLEQYGVHLMTSRIFYSSTGDKVKPVVSLTYVQVFDHEWREIENVELIVPDGEGKYKPMTYPTFLPMSVYHNEKQQQGRFYGVEDPRITLVRNKLGYDEPIIVYNSHHRKITDAKSDNDGESNIHFKAYRSIFMAWLWQNQKGKNNVEEIETGKMKNRVYVKSKELIKPNNKREDKEKNWAPFINYQQRLQQGFDSHVYFMYQFQDLKILKCSLLDEEDCVWEYQFNDKNGAGRLRGGTELVNINQLLTTFDHPEIKRVKDLMPQNREIWIGVARAALEKCGCGDKMYRPNIVILIKDGDDQYRLSHVSPFVGLGIPILPWWPDKGLCDGKNLIIPNGISSWHLNKDEDNSVQDYLTLSISRADSTVDLLHIKGLLKSILFDDPNSKLLELNDYGFNNKNIECAVKSSDAFCKKYGSEYKLNNNKEEDKANGNGKGSSS; this is encoded by the coding sequence ATGTTGGCTTGGCTAAGACATCGTATTAGATCTTATAATACTTCCACttattcatcaattttacCTTCAGCCCTGTTTGGAAAAGTGTACAAAATAGGCACAAAGTTAAACTTTACACTACTTGCCCTTTGCTTACTTTTGGCATGTTCGGTTTtctttaattatttttactTGGCCGATAATAATGGTCTTGATATTGATACTaaaggagaagaagaagaaaatgttttcaaaGATAGAAAAATGGTTATTTTCcctaataattttgaaattactGATAAAAACTTGCTTGAATATTATCTCAAAACTCTAGAAGAACCATTACATCCACAAGATACAATTTATAGAAACCGATTCATTTATAAAGTACCTGATGTTTCTTATACAAgtcaaacaataaatttatttagtGGTCTTTCCCAAAATAGTCAATCTTCTAAATGTGAAGACTTATCTTCAAGTTATAGTTTTGACGTTAGTGGTcctcaaaataaaaattgtgATTTATATAAAGTATTAgggaaatttttaaatgatgataGTGAATATTTCCAAGAAATTTCACCACTTTTCCCCAAATTAAAAGAGATGCTTGTTAAAAAGGAGATTGAAAAACATtggtttcaattaattggaTCATCAGTATGGTTAGAACAATACGGTGTTCATTTAATGACATCAAGAATTTTCTATTCAAGCACGGGTGATAAAGTGAAACCAGTGGTTTCATTAACTTATGTCCAAGTATTTGATCATGAATGGCGTGAGATTGAAAATGTCGAATTGATAGTTCCTGATGGTGAAGGTAAATATAAACCAATGACATATCCTACGTTTTTACCAATGTCAGTTTATCATAATGaaaagcaacaacaaggTAGATTCTATGGAGTAGAAGATCCAAGAATAACATTAGTGAGAAATAAATTAGGGTATGATGAACCCATCATTGTATATAATTCCCATCATCGGAAAATAACTGATGCCAAATCTGATAATGATGGTGAAAGTAATATTCATTTCAAAGCCTATCGATCAATCTTTATGGCATGGTTATGGCAAAATCAAAAGGGGAAAAACaatgttgaagaaattgaaactggtaaaatgaaaaatcgGGTTTATGTCAAGAGTAAAGAATTAATAAAAcctaataataaaagagaagataaagaaaaaaattgggctccatttattaattatcaacaaagaTTACAACAAGGATTTGATTCTCATGTTTATTTCATGTATCAATTCCAggatttaaaaattttaaaatgtTCACTTttggatgaagaagattgTGTTTGGgaatatcaatttaatgataaaaatggTGCTGGTAGATTACGTGGTGGTACTGAATTAGtcaatataaatcaattattaaccACTTTTGATCATCCAGAGATTAAACGAGTGAAAGATTTAATGCCGCAAAATCGAGAAATTTGGATTGGGGTCGCTAGAGCAGCATTAGAGAAATGTGGCTGTGGTGATAAAATGTATCGTCCAAACATTGTCATTTTAATCAAAGATGGTGATGATCAATATAGATTATCTCATGTTTCTCCATTTGTTGGATTAGGAATTCCTATTTTACCATGGTGGCCTGATAAAGGGTTATGTGATGGTAAGAATTTAATTATCCCTAATGGTATTTCATCATGGCATTTGaataaagatgaagataattCCGTTCAAGATTATTTGACCCTTAGTATATCTAGAGCAGATTCAACTGTTGATCTTCTTCATATCAAAGGATTATTAAAGTCAATACTATTTGATGATCCAAACctgaaattattagaattgaatgattatgggtttaataataagaatatTGAATGTGCTGTGAAATCTTCAGATGCATTTTGTAAAAAATATGGAAGTGAGTATAAActcaataataacaaagaGGAAGATAAAGCAAATGGAAATGGAAAAGGGTCTTCGAGTTAG
- a CDS encoding PAQR-type receptor (Ortholog(s) have role in cellular zinc ion homeostasis and endoplasmic reticulum localization) codes for MQDSYTLLRQRQKVDNSQTSTELESTPLSKRLHYYHELDEWQQDNHFIKSGYVKQTNSYKECFKSLTYLHNESVNIYSHLLPSSISFWVILYYINYILPKYDNYLGVWEKLNFLQFGLACTFCMFMSSTFHCIKAHSHPVSKFGNQLDYFGIVILITCSLISIILFAYYDYPWYRNIFVGLSLFFGTVCTVLTLDRKFSTNEYRPFRSFMFILFGLSGALPIVNSMYMFGFEITRQKAGVEWLILEGVFYIGGAVLYAARVPERFTHVEDDEHTLLNNPSSGTFDIFGHSHQIFHVMVVIAAFCHWKGLVQSYHYLHLQTLPNL; via the coding sequence ATGCAAGATTCATATACTTTATTAAGACAAAGACAAAAAGTGGATAATAGTCAAACTTCAACTGAGTTAGAATCAACTCCATTACTGAAAAGATTACATTATTATCATGAACTAGATGAATGGCAACAAGATAatcattttattaaatcagGTTATGTCAAACAAACTAATTCATATAAAGAatgtttcaaatcattaactTATTTACATAATGAATCCGTCAATATTTATTCTCATTTATTACCCCTGAGTATATCATTTTGggttatattatattatattaattaTATCTTACCTAAATATGATAATTATCTTGGAGTTTgggaaaaattgaattttcttcaatttggATTGGCATGTACGTTTTGTATGTTTATGTCATCGACTTTCCATTGTATAAAAGCTCATTCTCATCCAGTATCAAAATTTGGTAATCAATTAGattattttggaattgtCATTCTTATCACTTGttcattaatatcaattatattgttTGCTTATTATGATTATCCTTGGTatagaaatatttttgttggatTATCATTGTTTTTCGGGACCGTATGTACGGTTTTAACATTGGATCggaaattttcaacaaatgaatATCGACCATTTAGATCATTTATGTTTATACTATTTGGATTATCAGGGGCATTGCCTATTGTTAATTCAATGTATATGTTTGGATTTGAAATCACTAGACAAAAAGCAGGTGTTGAATGGTTGATTTTGGAAGGGGTGTTTTATATTGGTGGAGCAGTATTATACGCTGCTAGAGTTCCTGAAAGATTCACTCatgttgaagatgatgaacatacattattaaataatccACTGAGTGGTACATTCGACATTTTTGGTCATTCACATCAAATCTTTCATGTTATGGTGGTAATTGCAGCTTTTTGTCATTGGAAAGGATTAGTACAATCTTATCATTATTTGCATTTACAAACTTTGCCAAACTTgtaa
- the ARG2 gene encoding acetyl-CoA:L-glutamate N-acetyltransferase (Putative enzyme of arginine biosynthesis; transcription of genes of arginine biosynthesis pathway, except for ARG2, is induced upon phagocytosis by macrophage), whose translation MSKLKTLNRQFISNLETHKVTTDAKRNLILSILKSTTTKREAKNYLTKYQNQFDFNDDLDFNKSIKIKNEQSSLTNRDSQRELFINRFLNQSNPFINVYDKEDVKLQKVPLRLAIFKIKFTKITIKQWKGIAETFKRLITLGISPIIMLDYDHLPSDSYKNNELYMINQGNKMLNYLGHPEEESDLKVTLLRSLFTSHKGVPTLDSLESILIPLYQGIIPIIQPIVYNADLSKQEFLASDKLLLGLSSALIEKRTTDLLSIEKIVMIDPIGGIPSIERHQTSHVFINLSQEYSDILSELFIGHIEPKYRDTHVDNLNTMNNVLSYINEKSGNDETTGIITTPEIMSINIDQLNPIIYNVLTDRAIISSSLPSTTNRTPHLSTTIIKKGVEVQIFDVDNYDKDLTMQNLFDDKLVNKEKLIDLLNDSFGKSLDVGPYLDRINKNIATVVIVGDYDGAAIITWEYSKGEKIAYLDKFAIAKKNQGLPGLADVIFKIILQSHPFELIWRSRKNNPVNKWYFERCCGCMSAPDSQWKIFYTGEVFDKKIDRFKRKLRHQNGVVDIDRKLQQYSEICEGITPSFK comes from the coding sequence ATGagtaaattgaaaacattaaaTAGACAATTCATATCCAATCTAGAGACTCATAAGGTGACCACAGATGccaaaagaaatttgatcttatcaattttaaaatcaactACTACAAAACGTGAAGCCAAGAATTACTTAACTAAataccaaaatcaatttgatttcaatgatgatttagattttaataaaagtattaaaatcaaaaatgaaCAACTGTCATTAACTAATAGAGATTCACAACGAgaattatttataaatagATTTCTTAATCAACTGAATCCATTTATAAATGTTTATGATAAAGAAGATgtaaaattacaaaaagtACCTCTTCGATTGgccattttcaaaatcaaattcacaAAAATAACTATTAAACAATGGAAAGGTATAGCTGAAACTTTTAAAAGATTGATAACTTTGGGTATTTCACCAATTATAATGTTAGATTACGATCATTTACCTCTGGATTcttataaaaataatgaactTTACATGATTAATCAAGGTAACAAAATGCTCAATTATTTGGGACAtcctgaagaagaaagcGATTTGAAAGTGACACTTTTACGGTCATTATTTACGTCACATAAAGGGGTACCAACATTGGATAGTTTAGAACTGATACTTATTCCATTGTATCAGGGGATTATCCCCATAATTCAACCAATTGTCTATAATGCAGATCTttcaaaacaagaatttcTTGCCTCagataaattattgttagGTTTAAGTTCAgcattgattgaaaaaagaactACTGATTTGTTATCCATTGAGAAAATAGTTATGATAGATCCCATTGGAGGAATACCTTCTATAGAAAGACACCAAACTAGTCATGTTTTCATAAACTTGTCACAAGAATATTCTGATATTCTTTCCgaattatttattggaCATATTGAACCCAAATATCGTGACACTCATGTCGATAATTTGAATACTATGAACAATGTTTTATCatatataaatgaaaaatcagGTAATGATGAAACTACAGGCATTATTACCACCCCGGAAATCATGTCAATAAATATCGATCAATTGAATCCTATAATTTACAATGTCCTTACTGATAGAGCCATTATATCGTCTTCTTTACCAAGCACCACCAATAGAACTCCACATTTGTCCACTACTATTATCAAGAAAGGTGTTGAAGTACAAATATTTGACGTTGACAATTATGACAAAGACTTGACCATGCAAAACTTGtttgatgataaattggtgaacaaagagaaattgattgatttattaaatgattcGTTTGGAAAGAGTTTAGATGTAGGTCCCTATTTGGACCGTATAAACAAGAACATAGCGACAGTGGTAATTGTTGGTGATTACGATGGAGCCGCAATAATTACTTGGGAATATAGTAAAGGTGAAAAGATTGCCTATCTTGATAAGTTTGCCATCGCCAAAAAGAATCAAGGTTTACCTGGCTTAGCTGATGttatattcaaaatcatcttACAATCTCATccatttgaattgatcTGGAGATCTCGGAAAAACAATCCAGTAAACAAATGGTATTTTGAAAGATGTTGTGGATGTATGAGTGCCCCTGATTCTCAATGGAAAATTTTCTATACGGGTGAAGTGTTTGATAAGAAGATTGATCGGTTTAAACGGAAACTACGCCACCAAAATGGTGTAGTCGATATTGATAgaaaattacaacaatattCCGAAATTTGTGAAGGAATAACACCATCATTTAAATAG
- the PSF2 gene encoding DNA replication protein (Ortholog(s) have role in double-strand break repair via break-induced replication, mitotic DNA replication and GINS complex, cytosol, nuclear chromatin, replication fork protection complex localization) produces MVLPKNLQGNLMPSEITFLAENELITILPRYSIKKIDLIGTSIPNLRAMRRELVPLWVALILKSQDKCSIVPPKWLTVAYLKERYEDEIRKPLQFSDLPWNWLELSKILLEKAPDDLSDPVDQLRSVIQDLRETRLVKSKKGLKELNESNIQLNGLSLLEINELRPFVIPVMNKLRQLYDTTQSNTINADDQDMEDASDDEDV; encoded by the exons ATGGTACTCCCAAAAAACCTTCAAGGGAATCTTATGCCATCAGAAATTACCTTTTTGGCAGAAAATGAACTCATAACCATTTTACCAAGATATTCaatcaagaaaattgaTCTCATAGGA ACAAGTATACCGAATCTACGAGCCATGAGAAGAGAATTGGTTCCATTATGGGTAgcattaattttaaaatcacAAGACAAATGTAGTATAGTTCCACCAAAATGGCTAACAGTGGCATATTTAAAAGAACGATACGAAGATGAAATACGTAAACCACTACAATTTAGTGATTTACCTTGGAATTGGTTAGAACTTTCTAAAATATTACTTGAAAAAGCTCCAGATGATTTACTGGATCCCGTTGATCAATTAAGGTCGGTGATTCAAGATTTAAGAGAAACTAGATTAGTCAAATCGAAAAAAGGgttaaaagaattgaatgaatcaaatataCAATTGAATGGATTATCATTGTtagaaattaatgaattaagACCATTTGTGATCCCCGTGATGAACAAATTAAGACAACTATATGACACAACACAAAGTAATACAATAAATGCTGACGACCAGGATATGGAAGATGCTtcagatgatgaagatgtaTAG
- the RRP6 gene encoding exosome nuclease subunit (Putative nuclear exosome exonuclease component; Hap43p-induced gene; mutation confers hypersensitivity to 5-fluorocytosine (5-FC), 5-fluorouracil (5-FU), and tubercidin (7-deazaadenosine)), which translates to MSSESEDVFKEIFPKLMNTIRAASSLGAQDVNFYKTVDKDLGQQIDDQSQRLLNISNDLLRAAIDDPNDFQAIEYGEENVTGEVSWKPVSRIIDSIFDKIDSTFVQAKRKAKGITKDQELEYLDNGKTSTTTTISNEKASKIEKPQLKFKVPIDNSESGPFKPKLSSKPHALVPFNDSLINPEPVYEDSIEIIDPPFYAQPYEYEIDNQPYPDAILAKSDPIPPKDWSTTKAIWVDTVEELQKMVQELKKSTEIAVDLEHHDYRSYYGIVCLMQISNREQDWIIDTLALRDDLTVLNEVFADPDIVKVFHGAFMDIIWLQRDLGLYVVSLFDTFHASRALGFPRFSLAYLLEVYAHFKTSKQYQLADWRIRPLSPPMLAYARSDTHFLLFIYDQLKNKLIDAEKLSQVLYDSRQVAKRRFEYTKYRPMANTFSNKVTCPVMAFNPKEPWGSIVSQYNVPHFKRPVVEVLYKWRDLMAKKQDESVRYIMPNQLLVSLANLESPVDLNKVLNVSYRISDAVRINAKELANLIEKTLKETEANDWDLVDQWNKQQSEEQDDNSIDAASVANEFDRLLTNTTQVFETSTLLTKESKAFGNIYHNKALFTLEFRDEKVFKHNFNDVSKKRFEATWKELTAATDLAITIPISDIEDIDEAEEEEDEQSEEDASESTPQASDEAPKISGQAALFNNDKEINPNELITLRKRNVRPNKKNNNNNKKVPQEDQKEIDYANADKILLKDIKKKNDRKRRGFDPYSRDSEGPKPAKRAKAMTSGRTSTYKKKMNKYK; encoded by the coding sequence ATGTCATCAGAAAGTGAAGATGTTTTCAAGGAAATATTCCCGAAATTAATGAACACCATTAGAGCTGCTAGTTCATTGGGAGCACAGGATGTCAATTTCTATAAAACAGTGGACAAGGATTTAGgtcaacaaattgatgaCCAAAGTCAAAGATTGTTGAATATAAGTAATGATTTACTTAGAGCAGCCATTGATGACCCTAATGATTTTCAAGCTATTGAATATGGTGAAGAAAACGTGACGGGTGAAGTATCTTGGAAACCTGTATCACGAATAATcgattcaatttttgataagATTGATTCTACTTTTGTTCAAGCAAAACGGAAAGCAAAAGGGATCACCAAAGATCAAGAATTAGAATACCTTGATAATGGTAAAACTTctaccacaacaacaataagtAATGAAAAGGCATCGAAAATAGAAAAACcacaattaaaatttaaagTCCCTATTGATAATTCAGAATCAGGACCTTTCAAACCAAAACTTTCATCCAAACCTCATGCATTAGTACCATTCAATGATTCTTTGATTAATCCAGAACCGGTTTATGAGGACTCAATTGAGATTATTGATCCTCCATTTTATGCCCAACCTTATgaatatgaaattgataatcaaCCTTATCCTGATGCCATACTAGCTAAATCTGATCCTATTCCACCAAAAGATTGGTCTACCACCAAGGCCATATGGGTAGACACCGTGGAAGAGTTACAAAAAATGgtacaagaattgaaaaaactgaCTGAAATTGCGGTTGATTTGGAACATCACGATTATCGATCATATTATGGTATTGTATGTTTAATGCAAATTTCCAATCGTGAACAAGATTGGATTATTGATACTCTTGCCTTACGTGATGACTTGACCGTATTGAATGAAGTATTTGCCGACCCTGATATTGTTAAAGTATTCCATGGAGCATTTATGGATATAATATGGTTACAAAGAGATTTGGGGTTATATgttgtttcattatttgaCACTTTTCATGCTTCAAGAGCACTTGGATTTCCAAGATTCTCCTTGGCATATTTATTAGAAGTGTATGCTCATTTCAAAACATCtaaacaatatcaattagCAGATTGGAGAATTAGACCTTTATCACCACCAATGTTGGCATATGCAAGATCAGATACccattttttgttattcatatatgatcaattgaaaaataaattgattgacgCAGAGAAATTATCTCAAGTATTGTATGACTCACGACAAGTTGCTAAGAGAAGGTTTGAATACACGAAATATAGACCTATGGCTAATACATTTTCCAACAAAGTTACATGTCCAGTAATGGCATTCAATCCAAAGGAACCATGGGGATCTATTGTATCACAATACAATGTTCCTCATTTCAAGCGTCCAGTGGTTGAAGTTTTGTATAAATGGAGAGATTTGATGGCTAAAAAACAAGATGAATCCGTGAGGTATATCATGCCTAATCAATTGCTTGTTAGTTTAGCTAACTTGGAATCACCAGTGGATTTGAATAAAGTGCTCAATGTTTCTTATCGTATTTCTGATGCAGTTAGAATCAATGCGAAAGAATTAGCAAacttgattgaaaaaaccTTAAAAGAAACTGAAGCTAATGATTGGGACTTGGTTGATCAATggaacaaacaacaaagtGAAGAACAAGATGACAACTCCATTGACGCTGCAAGTGTAGCTAATGAGTTTGATAGATTGCTTACAAATACTACCCAAGTGTTTGAAACATCTACATTGTTGACTAAAGAATCCAAGGCATTTGGGAATATATATCACAACAAAGCATTGTTCACTTTGGAATTTAGAgatgaaaaagtttttaagcataattttaatgatgTGTCAAAGAAGAGATTTGAAGCTACATGGAAAGAATTGACAGCTGCCACTGATTTGGCTATCACTATCCCTATAAGTGATATCGAAGATATAGACGAAGCagaggaggaagaagatgaaCAATCTGAAGAAGACGCTTCTGAAAGTACTCCACAGGCTTCTGACGAAGCTCCTAAAATTTCAGGACAAGCTGCTTTgttcaataatgataagGAGATTAATCCAAATGAACTTATAACCCTTCGAAAACGGAACGTTCgaccaaataaaaagaataataacaacaacaaaaaggTTCCACAAGAAGATCAAAAGGAGATTGACTATGCTAATGCTGACAAgatattattgaaagatataaaaaagaaaaatgataGAAAGAGACGTGGATTTGACCCGTATAGTAGAGATAGTGAAGGTCCAAAACCTGCTAAAAGGGCCAAGGCCATGACATCTGGAAGAACTTCCACGtataagaagaaaatgaataaatataaataa
- the REI1 gene encoding Rei1p (Putative cytoplasmic pre-60S factor; Hap43-induced; repressed by prostaglandins), translating to MKSEWHRYNLKRRVAQLPPITEDLFNSKVSTLTNTEETKQKQLTKKEQRRKEKEAILEQKRQILEQAKKAMLAKMQENGGELPSLKEEFSNTDSNKEQQQQQKDEDDKDGDKLEEEEEITPEQHEEKMLAQKLANKLEIPPTTCLFAHPKYNHNFDTIDENIEHMFKQHGLYIPERKYLIDKQGLLEYLGEKIGFGFCIVCNYQGRTAEAAREHMQQKRHMRIPYETEDEKLEISKFYDFSSTYDNNVVVVDGNGEEEDGDWEDVSGEEDDDEDDDEELPPVERDAIYQHGNELHLPSGAVVGHRSMARYYRQNLAPDRELSEGQGTVIAAETRHMLTLKDREELATKKRTWKKEKKMEDLNDRRAAKFINNQPHFRDPLLQ from the coding sequence ATGAAATCAGAATGGCATCgttataatttgaaaagaagaGTGGCTCAATTACCACCAATTACAGAAGATTTATTCAATAGTAAAGTATCTACATTGACAAACACGGAAGAGACAAAACAGAAACAATtaacaaagaaagaacaaagaaggaaagaaaaggaaGCAATTttagaacaaaaaagacaaaTATTAGAACAAGCTAAAAAGGCAATGTTAGCAAAAATGCAAGAAAATGGTGGTGAATTGCCGTCActtaaagaagaattttcaaataccGACAGTAATAAAgaacagcagcagcaacaaaaaGATGAAGACGATAAAGATGGTGATAAACtagaagaggaagaagagaTTACTCCGGAACAACATGAGGAAAAGATGTTAGCTCAAAAACTTGCAAACAAATTGGAGATTCCTCCAACAACATGTTTATTTGCTCATCCTAAATATAATCATAATTTTGATAccattgatgaaaatatcGAACACATGTTCAAACAACATGGATTATATATACCTGAACGAAAATATCTTATTGATAAACAAGGTCTTTTAGAATATTTGGgtgaaaaaattgggtttggattttgtattgtttgtAATTATCAAGGAAGAACTGCTGAAGCTGCAAGAGAACATATGCAACAAAAGAGACATATGAGAATTCCATATGAaactgaagatgaaaaattagaaatttcTAAATTCTATGATTTCTCTTCAACTTATGATAATAATGTGGTTGTCGTGGATGGTAatggtgaagaagaagatggtGATTGGGAAGATGTGAGtggagaagaagatgatgatgaggacGACGATGAAGAACTCCCACCAGTTGAGAGAGATGCTATATATCAACATGGAAATGAATTGCACTTACCTTCGGGTGCTGTGGTGGGACATCGTTCGATGGCTAGATATTATAGACAAAACTTGGCCCCAGATAGAGAATTATCTGAAGGTCAAGGTACAGTTATAGCTGCTGAAACTAGACATATGTTGACATTGAAAGATAGAGAAGAATTGGCCACCAAAAAGAGAACTtggaagaaagaaaagaaaatggaaGACCTTAATGATAGAAGAGCTGCTAAGTTTATTAATAACCAACCTCATTTCAGAGATCCATTGTTACAATAA